GCCCCtgaactttttaaaatgacaCAGGAGTTTCCTCACTGTCTACCGGTTAAGGCCCAGTTCAATTTACTCTCCTTTTGGCTTCCCGTTTTTCTGGGGTTTCCCGTTTTCTAACGCTTTCTCTGATTTATTCACGCCGTTCGATGAGATACCATTCGTGGCCGTCTTTCCGGTTTTTGACTGCTTCGGCTCATTGTATGTCCGAGTGTAGAagttgaggaagaggaagatgaagctgATGGCGTAGGCGATCAGAGCCCAGTGCATCCACTTGGGGAAGGGGCAGTCGGTGTAGAGAGACAGTGCTGTGTGTCCGATGGTCACGTGGAACTGGACCTGAAAAACAGAAGCAGGGAACATTTCATGAGAGCAGGAAGAGACTTCTAACAGGCATCACAGTCTCCTACAGGGCCACCGTGGGGCGAGCTGTGCTCTACTGTTTGAgaatctgcctctctctcccactgAGATCACAGTTCAGACGCCACCTGCTCAGCAAAGGCATTCTAGTGATTGCCACAGATCCGTTGCCCATCACAGGGCCTTTGTGGTTGGTTTGTAAACTGGTGTGATGGCTATTTAAAGCCGACTCCTGAATTTGCTGCCTCCTGTACTGTGGTTTCCCCAAGGCAGTGCTCTGCCTTGCTCACCGGCCATTCCGGAGTCCCACATACAGAATTTAGACATTTGAATACTCGCTAAAGGGCATCCAAGGAGAGGGAGCTAATGGCGGGCAAAAGATGAAGCAATGGTATCTGTAgggtctttttcttcttccttttttttttttttcctacttaagCTGTCAccaagcagccacattcactgtatgcttttttaaattacatctttAGACAGGAACACAAAATAATGGGGGTTCACTGATATTCTCATCCATGCACATCACTGTAATTGGCTCAGCCCTGCCACGCCCActggtctcccccccccccccgccccataaTCCTCTTCCTGCTCTCACGCCAAATAAAGACATTCACCCTAAAAATGGATCTAAGCTTATCAAGCCAGCTCACTATCTTTCTCCTGCAGGTAAGGGACGGATGGGCAAGTTTGGGCAAGTTTATCTGAATAAACACCATTCTTTAAAAACTTATATTCCGATTAAAATCAATAAATGCAAAAAAGAATCACCTTCAATTTTATGAATTTTGGGGAAGAGAACATTCAAAACATAGAAATGTTCGAAGAATAAACTTCAATTCTGGTGTACAAGTCACTGGATGGTCTCAGGCATAGAATTACAAATTTTGTACCATTATCAAGGGTGGACTTCTGTAAGACTGTTGTATTATTTAAGTGTTTGGAGAAAGTCTGACTCAGAAATTCAAGTTCAGCACCCGGTTAACGGTCAACTATAGTTTCTTTGAGAAAGATAGCATTAtccatatatttatttcattaaatattaaGATAATTTGTTCCACACACTTCAGTTTATATTAACGTTTATAATTCCCATGGCAAAAAGCCAAATTTTCAGAACTTGTAATTTCACAATGGTTCTTAGAACCTGTACCACTGAAAGAGGGTGTGTTGTGTATAGGGTGTAGTTGACTATGATGTAGCTCACAGACAGCCTAGGGGCAAACCCTGACAAAAGAGACTAAATACTTTATAGGATTTGGGTCACCTCTTCATGTTCTTGGGACCATCTAGCTCTCGGTGTGAGGAATAAGTTCTACAAACTCTATCATGAGCTTCCACAGCACCTGAAGAAGTTTCTTCGAGCCTTTCTTTACGAGTGAACCCTTCCCACCCAGCATTCCCCAAAGGCTGTGGTTCCTGTTTGGTTGGGTAGCTCTGAGGCAACTCAAAGCAGAGATGGATATTTCCAAATGCAGATCCCCCTGATAAAAATCATGTGTGCACTATGATTAAAGCATATTAGAATACATTCTGAGGCCTGGAAATTAGGGAGCAACATGGATTTGCATTTTCAGTTTGATTACAGGCCACACCCAAGGCTTTGTACAGTGCTTTGATGAAGGCACTGGGGTGTAATGAGGAGCCCTACAAGGAGGAGCTCCCAAGAACTGTCTTCCTGGAACACTGGGGGTTCAAATCCTTGGCTCTGCTGTTCATGCACAGCATGTTTCAGAACTAGAAAGAGGGAGTGCTCCTTGTATTGTACTCagtccctccccccacctgcCCTTCCTTGGCTCTGTCCTCCCTTTGTTACATGTAGGTGGTCTGTTAAGAAACAGAACACGGGAAAACGGGAAATGTaagcaagaacaagaaaagagaataaaatagtaTGGTAGAAAAACAATAGTCactcaatgaaagcatttttgtcTAGTCATATATGAATTGATGCACTTCGCGGCACAGTTATGTTTTAATCATTCTTCCCACAGCTAGTTTTACAGACTTTCTCTCAAGGGGACAGGTTCTGAATCCAGTCTTTAAGGGCTTTATAAAGcaagtggccatggccagcccaCCCACGAGTGTTCAGGTAGAACCAAGCCAGTCTTGACACTGTACCTTGCGTATAAAAGTTGATTTCGTGATGGAAAACTTCCTAAAACAACTTGGCACTTTACACACAATACACTTcaaatattttaactattttgattttttttccttgccgACAACCGGAAGTAACTATTGAAAACACTGAACTCACCAGCTGCAGCATGGTCAGGTATCGCTTCCACCAAAGATATTTCTGGATCCAGGGGCCGAACGCAGTCAGCCCATAGTAGGAGTACATGATCACGTGGATGAAAGAGTTCATCTGGGCCCCGAAAAACGCTGTCGAGAAATACGAGGCAATCATAAGGAAACTGTTACGGGTCAATGAAGACGCTGAGATTAAAAAGCGATCCCGCTGATAAATATGATATGTATGCTATGATTAACGCATATTAGAATACTTTCTACATCGCTTCCTGTTGAATTTACATCGAATGCTACACATTCTATTTTAGTCTCAAAGAGAAGCCAAGCCTCTGAGAgtaagcttgattttttttttctattttacaatTTAGGTttgagggtttctttttttttaatttgttttttttattagatattttctttatatacatttcaaatgctatcctgaaagttccctatacccttcccccaccctgttcccctacccactcactcccacttcttggccctggcgttcccctgtactggggcatataaagtttgcacgaccaaggggcctctcttcccagtgatggccgactaggccatcttctgctacatatgcagctagagacacaaactctggggagtactggttagttcatattgttgttccacctatagggttgcagatcccttcagctccttgggtgctttctctagcttctccattgggggccctgtgttccatcttatagatgactgtgagcatccacttctgtatttgccaggcactggcatagcctcatacgagacagctataccagggtgaaggtttctttaaaatatatatatatatgaatagacagctataccagggtgagggtttctttaaatatatatatatatatatatatatatatatatatatatatatatatgtagaaatGTGTATTGCTAAAATGCAGAGGGTCTTTGAAGTGGTAAATTCTTAAATGAGGAACTCTGGCAAGCTCGAGCAAACAATGTAAAATGGCTACTGCCTCCTCCTTTGCCCTGTTTTAATGCAGAGGCTGTGGTGCGTCTAAGGGTTTCTGTGCATTACATTATCGCCTCTAGAGACACCAACATGCCCACCAGGGGCAAAATAATCTTCACTTCTTAGGTTTCTACATGGTTTTAAACATGACAGCATTACATACATGGAGCGATCAATCCCTTTTCTTTCCCACAGATCTCGCAATGCCCCACTCAGTTGAATCCAACAACATCCTTTCTCTTTAGAATATTAATTCAGGTGTGTATACAATAATGCATTTCGTCATGACATGAGCTGAGGGGTCAGTTCAGATTTACAAATTCTCTTTTAAACTCAGAGTTTCACTTTAATGATACTAGCAAATGCTAAGTGTGGCATGTGTAGGTTGCCAACAATCACACGGTGCTACCCTGCATCCAGAGGAAAGGGCTGTTCCCAGCTCAGTCTGTGTATACCGCCCTTAGTCTACAGCCACCGGAGAGACTAGAGCAAATCTCTGCCCAGCTGTGACTTCTGATCCTCTTTAGCACTAATGAGGCTATGTAAAAGTTCATTTAAATGGGAAGCAATGAGGTCATACAAGGTCTGTATCATAGGAGGAGTAAGCTGAGGGCTCGGACTGAAAATGAGGCGTTCTATCAGATCAGAACTGCCAATCAGCACCCTTCTCCACTCAAAGAGGTATTGCTTTCTGGTGTTTAGGCTTAGTGGATTATGTCCACCATGGGGACAATTCTTTAAGTATCCAATTCTTCCCAGATTAAAAAGCTGAAGTTTGTAAGGAGAGAGATGAACACGGATGGAGATGATTAACCATGAAAGCAAGCACTAGGTAAACCTACTCCCACCCACATGGGGGTTCAGACAGAAAGGTGGGTCCCTCACCTTGGCCTCCAGCCACCCACTTGATTCCAATCCACCACAGAGTGAACATGGTGCAGTGGTGGTACACGTGAAGGAAGGAGACTTGGTTGTTTTTCTTCCTCAGGATAAAAAACACTGTGTCCAAATACTCAACGCCTTTCGATACAAAATACCACCACAGGGCGCCAGCTATCtgtaaaagggaaggaaaggcacATTGTAAAACAAATCCATGCCGCAGTGTGAGTGTCTACTCAGGGTTGAAAAATGCAGAACACAGTGCACAAAATGTACAAGGTACGCAATCGTTCTTCCGAGAGGTAGGTTTCAGACCTAACCGTGTACCCAgagaacaaacaaacccaaagctTTCTCTGCTTAGAGCCAGACAGTGTCCTGCTGCTGAGCACTGTCCACTCACACTGCGATGCTCTGCAGATCATAGAGAAAGCAACGAATCTGTGGGTATTTTAGATGGTCCTACAGAGCCTAAGTTTACATAACAGCTAGTCTCTTAacattccaccccccccccccactttcctttAACTGTACAATAAGGTGTCTAATCAATGCAACATGTGTTAGTAAAAGTCTTTAAAACGGTCAAttcaaaaacaacaaatattTCCTAGGTCACAAATATAATCCTGTTTACACAAGCAAGTCTTTTCTCAGGCTCTAATTAAGACACCAGATGGTACAAAAAGATTATGTGACATACTAAGGGATTAAGGACCCAGGAAGAGGTGACCTCTGAATATGTTTTAAATCATTCTGCAAGAATCTGACTCTATCAATGACCAAAATGTAACCTTTGTATAGATCTTTGGTAATAACTGtggataaaaataaagaataaaccaGTGCTCAACTGAAGTGTATTTATAAACCTTTTGATGACAGAAGgctaagatcctgtcctcagttTATACCCATATCTGATGCCTATcatgagtttttgtttgtgttttggttttttgcttctGAAAAATGAAACTATATTTTAAGGGCTGCAATCATTCCCAGGGCTTCATGGGAATCGGAAGTTCTTAATTCGTTACTGTCAAGTCTAGAATCAGGCATCACGTAGAATAAGCCTTCCTTAAcattacaattttaaaacatagagggagaaaaagagaaaggccaGAAGCAAAATAAAGTCTTGTATTTATCGGCTGACAGGCATGTACGCAGACGCAGTCTGCGCAGTATTGTCAGCTACTATAAAGTTAGCTGAAAACTTGCTTGACATAGTTCAGTGTCCCCATAGTAACCCTGTATTTAATGTCCATGGTTACACTGCTATAAGATAGAGTAACCATCTACTTTAGCACAACGGGAAGAAAGAGACAAAGTCCCCTCTAAGTGGCCCTCTAAGCCAGCCAGTTCAAATATAAAGCTTTCTCTGCTCAGTCTGTAAACTGTGCTTGTTGTCTGTGAATGGGAGACATCACAACGAGGAGCAACACGTTGTGGTACGCGCAATGCACACAAGAGTCTGAGAACAAATGTTCATTTCACCACGGTCACGCTTAAGATGGGTGAGGTGGGTAGAGGGAAGACCCCAAATGCAATCTGCTCAGTCaccagaatttatttatttatttatttatttatttatttatttatttatttatggtccTGGGTGTGTTTTCACAATAGCCCCCTTTTTTTACTGCAAGAGTGCTGTTGGATTTGACTGAGTGGGATATCCACTCACGGAAGTGGGTGAAGTCTGAGTGTGTCAGCAGAGTCGATTCACCATCAGAAGGCCGGTGATGCTGAGGCTTTACCCTAATAATATGAACACACTGCCTTACCCAGGGCTCTTCCTTAGTGTATTCCTGGGAGAAGGCTAAGGCcagcccttctccttctcctaccTTTAACAGGAAGCCAGCTCTCTCTCCACTGAGGAGATTCTTTGCCAATACAGTTATTATCTCCTGTGAGTCTGAATGAAGCAACCTTGCTCAGTCTCTCAGCCACACCCCGGGCTTTCCTTTCTTAACTGTTTCTTGACATGCTGACTACCTGCCTTCCATGCCGCGGCAGAACGGGAGCTCTCTGCAGGCAGAGACTTAATCTGTCGTTTTACTTCTATGGTCCAGGCCAGGCCCTGCCACTATATACATACAAATCTGGGTTCCACACACATGCGGTGGGCAAATGAAGTCAACGTGGCAAGCAACGAGGTGACTGGGAAATGCTGTGGACATTAAGTCTTAAGTACATCAGAACAATTTGGTTACATTCACTAAAATTCATGCTACATTATTTTTCCCAGTGGAtactattatatacatatatacatacatacattttatatatgtatgcatataaaacaaatacataggacatacaaaacacacatatgTTATGTAAACTGCATTTGTTGTGTATAATATGTACAGGAATCATAGACTTAACAGTTCACTAAATACTTAACAATTTTCTTCTACTTAAGTTAAATGATAATTTTACTAATATAGGTGACTGGGGGAAATGGAGCattatgttgtttttttaaaaatttaataaagacCAATTTCATACCCCTGTCGATTATCTTATGCCTTCCTAagtattatataattaaaatattttcctcaaaTAAGTTAGCTTTCTTTCTGAGTTTCTATTTTTGAcacaaaagtttaaaaacaaaattgaagacaCAGTCTCATGAAGTAGCTCTGACTGGCATGGAACTTGCTAAAGAAatgggttggccttgaactcacagaaatctgcctgcctct
This portion of the Mus musculus strain C57BL/6J chromosome 9, GRCm38.p6 C57BL/6J genome encodes:
- the Elovl4 gene encoding elongation of very long chain fatty acids protein 4, with protein sequence MGLLDSEPGSVLNAMSTAFNDTVEFYRWTWTIADKRVADWPLMQSPWPTISISTLYLLFVWLGPKWMKDREPFQMRLVLIIYNFGMVLLNLFIFRELFMGSYNAGYSYICQSVDYSNDVNEVRIAGALWWYFVSKGVEYLDTVFFILRKKNNQVSFLHVYHHCTMFTLWWIGIKWVAGGQAFFGAQMNSFIHVIMYSYYGLTAFGPWIQKYLWWKRYLTMLQLVQFHVTIGHTALSLYTDCPFPKWMHWALIAYAISFIFLFLNFYTRTYNEPKQSKTGKTATNGISSNGVNKSEKALENGKPQKNGKPKGE